The Silene latifolia isolate original U9 population unplaced genomic scaffold, ASM4854445v1 scaffold_187, whole genome shotgun sequence genome contains the following window.
TATTTTAGGGAGTTGTTTGAGTCCTGTAACCCGAATAATATGGAGGCTGTAGCGGCTGTTATGCGTGAGGTTATAACTCCGGAGATGAACGAGCTTTTTGACAGAGATTTGAGCGATGCGAAGGTAAAAGAGGCTCTGTTCCAGATGCACCCTCAAAAGGCGCCAAGCTCGGACAGTATGACAACTCGCTTTTATCAAATATATTTGGATGTGGTGGGAAGGGATGTGTGCTCGTTTGTGAGGGATTGGTGGATGGGTAAGGCTAATTTGACGGAAGTTAACCAAAATAATGTGGTGCTTATACCGAAGTGTCCCGAACCGAAAAGAATTACAGAGTTTAGACCTACTAGCTTATGTAATGTGCTTTAAAAAATAATTTCCAAAACATTAGCTAATAGGCTGAAGGGGTGCTTGAATGAGGTTATTTCGGAGAATCAAAGCGCCTTTGCCCCGGGGAAACATAACAGATAACGTTTTAATTGCCTTTTTATTTCCATGCCATGAAGCGAGGGGGGTGAGGGGCGGAATGAGAGTGTTGCTCTTGAGTTAGATATGGGTAAGGCGTACGATAGAGTGGA
Protein-coding sequences here:
- the LOC141638147 gene encoding uncharacterized protein LOC141638147 encodes the protein MLAHCRALVKEIEKLRYQVESYWYTRASRLELKDGDKNTFYFHHNAKQRRKRNKIVGIEDNEGCWCEKEEEAGRVIDSYFRELFESCNPNNMEAVAAVMREVITPEMNELFDRDLSDAKVKEALFQMHPQKAPSSDSMTTRFYQIYLDVVGRDVCSFVRDWWMGKANLTEVNQNNVVLIPKCPEPKRITEFRPTSLCNVL